The Acidobacteriota bacterium genome window below encodes:
- a CDS encoding NAD(P)/FAD-dependent oxidoreductase, protein MDTGERYDCIVIGGGPAGATAGTVLAQHGRRVAVLERDAFPRHHIGESLMPYTWFTFERLGVLDWFEQAACPKKYSVQFVSTTGKVSQPFYFFETIEHPCSTTWQVLRSDFDRMLLDNARAKGAEVRQGATVRELLMEGDRAVGVRVQGADGGSETFRADAVIDASGRDTFLASKLGWKRRDPDLTKISIFTYYRGAKRDPGLDEGATTVAYIPEKGWFWYIPLPDDVVSVGVVAEADYLYRDTRDPEAIFAREAADCIWIADHLSTGTRIEPVRVTGEFSYRAEAIGGDGFCLAGDAFSFLDPVFSTGVFMALKSGEMAADAVHRGLDAGGVTAETFVEYERDMRWALDQFRQLVLSFYNQTFSFRDFIRAHPDLHPRLVDALVGNVFADLGPLFDALREFSARTSQPEVAQPAGARP, encoded by the coding sequence ATGGACACGGGCGAGCGCTACGACTGCATCGTCATCGGCGGCGGCCCGGCGGGAGCCACGGCGGGAACCGTGCTGGCGCAGCACGGGCGGCGCGTGGCGGTTCTCGAGCGCGACGCCTTCCCGCGGCATCACATCGGCGAATCGCTGATGCCGTATACGTGGTTCACGTTCGAGCGGCTGGGGGTGCTCGACTGGTTCGAGCAGGCCGCCTGCCCGAAGAAGTACAGCGTGCAGTTCGTCTCGACCACCGGCAAGGTGTCGCAGCCGTTCTACTTCTTCGAGACCATCGAGCATCCCTGCTCGACGACCTGGCAGGTGCTGCGGAGCGATTTCGACCGCATGCTCCTCGACAACGCGCGAGCGAAGGGGGCAGAGGTCCGGCAGGGCGCGACGGTCCGCGAGCTGCTGATGGAGGGCGACCGCGCCGTGGGGGTCCGGGTGCAGGGCGCCGATGGCGGCTCGGAGACGTTCCGCGCGGACGCGGTCATCGACGCCTCCGGCCGGGACACGTTCCTCGCCTCGAAGCTCGGCTGGAAGCGGCGCGACCCGGACCTCACGAAGATCTCCATCTTCACCTACTACCGCGGCGCGAAGCGCGACCCCGGCCTCGACGAGGGCGCGACGACCGTCGCCTACATCCCGGAAAAGGGCTGGTTCTGGTACATCCCCCTTCCGGACGACGTGGTCAGCGTCGGGGTCGTGGCCGAGGCGGACTACCTGTACCGGGACACGCGCGACCCGGAGGCGATCTTCGCGCGCGAGGCGGCCGACTGCATCTGGATCGCCGATCACCTGAGCACGGGGACGCGCATCGAGCCGGTGCGGGTGACCGGCGAGTTCAGCTACCGCGCCGAGGCGATCGGCGGCGACGGCTTCTGCCTGGCCGGCGACGCGTTCTCGTTCCTCGATCCGGTCTTCTCCACCGGCGTGTTCATGGCGCTCAAGAGCGGCGAGATGGCGGCCGACGCCGTCCACCGCGGCCTCGACGCCGGGGGCGTGACGGCCGAGACGTTCGTGGAGTACGAGCGGGACATGCGCTGGGCGCTGGACCAGTTCCGGCAGCTCGTGCTCTCGTTCTACAACCAGACGTTCAGCTTCCGGGACTTCATCCGCGCCCACCCGGACCTGCACCCGCGACTGGTGGACGCTCTCGTCGGCAACGTGTTCGCCGATCTCGGGCCGCTGTTCGACGCGCTCCGCGAGTTCTCCGCGCGGACGTCGCAGCCGGAGGTCGCGCAACCGGCCGGCGCCCGCCCGTGA
- a CDS encoding acyl-CoA thioesterase, which translates to MPVISEYRLKRRVQFYETDTAGIVHFSWFYRYMEEAEHALWRAAGLSIAAPGAAVGFPRVAASFDFHRPLQFEDEFEVLIRIAAIGARSIRYTAHVTKDATAVATGSLTIACIARHADAPLRSTVIPHEIAGRFEVAPPLPDA; encoded by the coding sequence GTGCCGGTGATCAGCGAGTACCGGCTGAAGCGCCGGGTGCAGTTCTACGAGACCGATACCGCCGGCATCGTCCATTTCTCCTGGTTCTACCGCTACATGGAGGAGGCCGAGCATGCGTTGTGGCGCGCCGCCGGCCTGAGCATCGCGGCGCCGGGCGCCGCGGTCGGCTTCCCGCGCGTCGCGGCCTCGTTCGACTTCCACCGGCCGCTGCAGTTCGAGGACGAATTCGAGGTGCTCATCCGGATTGCCGCCATCGGCGCGCGGTCGATCCGCTACACCGCGCACGTGACGAAGGACGCGACCGCGGTTGCCACCGGCAGCCTCACCATCGCCTGCATCGCCAGACACGCGGACGCCCCGCTGCGATCGACGGTGATTCCGCACGAGATCGCCGGTCGTTTCGAAGTCGCGCCGCCGCTCCCCGACGCATGA
- a CDS encoding phenylacetate--CoA ligase has protein sequence MTADHGNAPDPTQTTGTPIHAPEGECEPRAAIEALQAERLTTLLRALRGRNPFYDRKFSRARVDIGKLAFPRDLAALPFTTKAELVADQAASPPWGTALTEPLGHYTRYHQTSSTTGQPLRWIDTPATWQWMLECWKAVYRAAGVTARDRVFFPFSFGPFLGFWTGFDAATQIGAHAIPAGGMTSGQRLASIETLAPTVMCCTPTYALRLLDVARGAGGREAPAAGPVRIIIVAGEPGGSIPATRERIERGWGARVIDHHGLTEVGPISFECLQAPGFLHVNEREFIAEVIDPDTGEPAADGVRGELVVTNLGRTASPVIRYRTRDLVVRTRERCACGRTLARLAGGVVARADDMVNVRGVNVYPAAVEAVLRAIEPVVEYRSTVRTAGSLRGIAVEVEIADAADPAAVAAVAASRLREALGLTVPVTPVAAGTLPRFEMKARRFVVDRGTPPADPTAPAGNPQSAASVRTGQEDT, from the coding sequence ATGACCGCCGACCACGGCAACGCGCCGGACCCCACGCAGACGACGGGGACGCCGATCCACGCACCGGAAGGCGAGTGCGAACCGCGCGCCGCGATCGAGGCGCTGCAGGCCGAACGGCTCACGACTCTTCTCCGTGCTCTGCGGGGCCGGAATCCCTTCTACGACCGCAAGTTCTCCCGCGCCCGCGTCGATATCGGCAAGCTCGCGTTCCCCCGGGATCTGGCCGCGCTGCCGTTCACCACGAAAGCCGAGCTGGTGGCCGACCAGGCCGCGTCGCCGCCCTGGGGAACGGCGCTGACCGAACCGCTCGGGCACTACACCCGCTACCACCAGACGTCGTCGACGACCGGCCAGCCGCTGCGCTGGATCGATACGCCGGCGACCTGGCAGTGGATGCTGGAGTGCTGGAAGGCGGTGTATCGCGCGGCGGGTGTCACGGCCCGCGACCGCGTGTTCTTCCCCTTCTCGTTCGGGCCGTTCCTCGGCTTCTGGACGGGATTCGACGCGGCGACGCAGATCGGGGCGCATGCGATTCCGGCCGGCGGCATGACGAGCGGGCAGCGACTGGCCTCGATCGAGACCCTGGCCCCGACGGTGATGTGCTGCACCCCGACCTACGCGTTGCGACTGCTGGACGTGGCGCGGGGTGCGGGAGGGCGCGAGGCGCCGGCCGCCGGTCCGGTTCGCATCATCATCGTCGCCGGCGAGCCCGGCGGCAGCATCCCGGCGACCCGCGAGCGGATCGAGCGCGGCTGGGGGGCGCGGGTGATCGACCATCACGGGCTGACCGAGGTCGGTCCGATCAGCTTCGAGTGCCTGCAGGCGCCCGGCTTTCTGCACGTCAACGAACGGGAGTTCATCGCCGAGGTGATCGATCCCGACACGGGGGAGCCGGCGGCGGACGGCGTGCGGGGCGAGCTGGTGGTCACGAATCTCGGACGGACCGCAAGCCCGGTCATCCGCTACCGGACGCGCGACCTCGTGGTCCGGACCCGCGAGCGCTGCGCCTGCGGCAGGACGCTCGCGCGGCTCGCCGGCGGCGTGGTGGCGCGGGCGGACGACATGGTGAACGTGCGCGGCGTCAACGTCTATCCGGCGGCGGTGGAGGCCGTGCTGCGCGCCATCGAGCCCGTGGTCGAGTACCGCAGCACGGTACGAACGGCGGGGTCGCTGCGGGGCATCGCCGTCGAGGTGGAGATAGCGGATGCGGCAGACCCCGCCGCGGTCGCCGCGGTCGCCGCGAGCCGCCTGCGCGAGGCCCTCGGCCTCACCGTGCCGGTCACGCCCGTCGCGGCCGGGACGCTCCCGCGCTTCGAGATGAAGGCGCGCCGCTTCGTCGTGGATCGCGGGACGCCGCCGGCCGATCCGACCGCGCCCGCCGGAAACCCACAGTCGGCCGCTTCCGTCCGGACCGGCCAGGAGGACACATGA
- a CDS encoding TRAP transporter fused permease subunit, with protein MAGHGGARRSGRHGCRLRRWGRKRRGRRQRAGAPVPQHGHRAARRRVLRRRQRARGGGQRDRRQPRLQRDRRGYERIAGEHPAARERRARLRVVERRHHLFRSPRQRGLGPRLPGPLGHDPGAQCRAVRDPGIVRHHEHRRPARPARQRRAGGRRLRVLRRPAARGARGDLRRLLAAQRDAAGRRRHADRRLGRRHLPRRRRAHRVDHPGRRLDGAHLHPVRRRREAGADRRVPLLPTGQHPGRDLPRAGRGVRGARRRLDARHHVGRRPGRARLQLDEAALREPGAGRREARRRTRHQPEQRGARHRNGVPSRRDSLLRRGRDLAATGRAVTPDTPPRDLRLLATGTLGVLLCAFTLVEVNYPLLAPQSRLAFFALVGLALCFLNVPIHPSLKDDPRARAGDIVLAVLAAACCGYIVVQTDPLFAAWWVDGQTLGNRAGFETTFDTAIGLLGLLLVIEAARRALGLALPLLAAAFILYALFGSAFPDWLFPHRGYTVPRIVAQTFLHSQGIFGVALGVMFTYVFLFVIFGAFLEATGATRFIVDFAERVFGRSSGGPAKVAVLSSGLMGSLSGSAVANTATTGTFTIPMMRSAGFQPVTAAGVQAAASSGGALMPPVMGAGAYMMLEIVDPPVTYLEIIRAALIPALLYYLSLILIVHFHAQRMSIATGETPAATAPAGDETPDAAARSRAAGIVFASALGSLILFLVLGYTAFRAVTLSLVVIIAVSSVSKATRLDWRFTILSLVTAARGVVPLVAAAACVGIIIGIVTLTGIGTRLPATIIPLAEQSLFLALVLIMISSIVLGMGLPSAVCYLLMATLIGPVLGNLGVIPLAAHLFIFYFGMMSMVTPPVALAAYAASSIAGTRIMPTGLAAFRFALVGFTLPYMFIYRPELLMLTASGEPAGWVQMLLPVAIATLGVTCFAAGIAGQLRNPLALGPRLAIFGAAALLLAPGPSVELAGFGIPLLDVAGVALFGGVLAANRESTRKSAP; from the coding sequence GTGGCCGGTCATGGTGGTGCTCGCCGTTCTGGCAGGCACGGTTGCCGCCTGCGGCGGTGGGGGCGAAAGCGGCGGGGCCGGCGACAGCGCGCCGGCGCGCCAGTTCCTCAGCATGGGCACCGCGCCGCCCGGCGGCGCGTTCTTCGTCGTCGGCAGCGCGCTCGCGGAGGTGGTCAACGAGACCGGCGGCAACCTCGGCTACAGCGTGACCGCCGAGGCTACGAGCGGATCGCAGGAGAACATCCGGCGGCTCGCGAGCGGCGAGCTCGACTTCGCGTTGTCGAACGCCGCCATCACCTATTTCGCAGTCCGCGGCAGCGAGGGCTGGGACCGCGCCTACCCGGTCCGCTCGGTCATGACCCTGGCGCCCAATGTCGCGCTGTTCGTGACCCAGGCATCGTCCGGCATCACGAGCATCGACGACCTGCGCGACCGGCGCGTCAGCGTCGGGCCGGCGGGCGCCGGCTTCGAGTACTTCGTCGGCCCGCTGCTCGAGGCGCACGGGGTGACCTACGACGACTTCTCGCCGCTCAACGCGACGCAGCAGGCCGCCGTCGACATGCTGACCGACGGCTCGGCCGACGCCACCTTCCTCGGCGGCGCCGTGCCCACCGCGTCGATCACCCAGGCCGCCGCCTCGATGGAGCTCACCTTCATCCCGTACGGCGACGACGAGAAGCAGGCGCTGATCGACGAGTACCTCTTCTTCCGACCGGCCAGCATCCCGGCCGAGACCTACCGCGGGCAGGCCGCGGCGTTCGAGGGGCTCGACGTCGGCTCGATGCACGTCATCACGTCGGCCGGCGCCCCGGACGAGCTCGTCTACAACTGGACGAGGCTGCTCTACGAGAACCGGGAGCTGGTCGTCGAGAAGCACGCCGCCGGACGCGCCATCAACCCGAACAACGTGGTGCGCGACACCGGAACGGAGTTCCATCCCGGCGCGATTCGCTTCTACGAAGAGGCCGGGATCTGGCCGCAACAGGCCGCGCCGTGACGCCGGACACTCCACCGCGCGACCTTCGGCTCCTGGCGACCGGCACGCTCGGCGTGCTGCTGTGCGCCTTCACGCTGGTCGAGGTCAACTACCCGCTGCTGGCGCCGCAGAGCCGCCTGGCGTTCTTCGCGCTGGTGGGGCTGGCGCTCTGCTTTCTGAACGTCCCGATCCATCCGTCCCTGAAGGACGACCCGCGCGCCCGGGCCGGCGACATCGTGCTGGCCGTGCTGGCCGCGGCCTGCTGCGGCTACATCGTCGTGCAGACCGATCCGCTGTTCGCGGCGTGGTGGGTCGATGGGCAGACGCTGGGGAACCGGGCCGGCTTCGAGACGACGTTCGACACCGCCATCGGCCTCCTCGGCCTGCTGCTGGTGATCGAGGCGGCCCGGCGCGCGCTCGGCCTGGCCCTGCCGCTGCTGGCCGCGGCGTTCATCCTCTACGCGCTGTTCGGGTCGGCGTTCCCCGACTGGCTGTTCCCGCACCGCGGCTACACCGTCCCGCGCATCGTGGCGCAGACGTTCCTGCACAGCCAGGGGATCTTCGGCGTGGCGCTCGGCGTGATGTTCACCTACGTCTTCCTGTTCGTCATCTTCGGTGCGTTTCTGGAGGCGACCGGGGCGACGCGGTTCATCGTGGATTTCGCCGAGCGGGTGTTCGGGCGCAGCTCCGGCGGTCCCGCGAAGGTGGCGGTGCTGAGCAGCGGCCTGATGGGATCCCTCTCCGGCAGCGCCGTCGCCAACACCGCGACCACCGGAACGTTCACCATCCCGATGATGCGCAGCGCCGGCTTCCAGCCGGTGACCGCGGCCGGCGTGCAGGCGGCGGCCAGCTCGGGCGGGGCGCTGATGCCGCCCGTGATGGGCGCGGGCGCCTACATGATGCTGGAGATCGTCGACCCGCCGGTGACCTACCTGGAGATCATCCGGGCGGCGCTCATTCCCGCGCTCCTGTACTACCTGTCGCTGATCCTCATCGTGCACTTCCACGCGCAGCGGATGTCGATCGCGACCGGGGAGACGCCGGCCGCAACGGCGCCGGCCGGCGACGAGACGCCCGATGCCGCGGCGCGGTCGCGTGCGGCGGGAATCGTCTTCGCCTCGGCGCTCGGCAGCCTCATCCTGTTCCTGGTGCTCGGCTACACGGCGTTCCGCGCCGTCACCCTGTCGCTGGTCGTGATCATCGCGGTCAGCAGCGTGAGCAAGGCGACCCGGCTCGACTGGCGCTTCACGATCCTGAGCCTCGTCACCGCGGCGCGCGGCGTCGTGCCGCTGGTGGCCGCCGCGGCGTGCGTCGGCATCATCATCGGCATCGTCACGCTGACCGGGATCGGGACCCGTCTGCCCGCGACGATCATCCCGCTGGCCGAGCAGAGCCTGTTCCTCGCCCTCGTCCTGATCATGATCTCGTCGATCGTCCTGGGCATGGGGCTGCCGTCGGCGGTCTGCTACCTGCTGATGGCCACGCTGATCGGCCCGGTGCTCGGCAACCTCGGCGTCATCCCGCTGGCCGCGCACCTGTTCATCTTCTACTTCGGGATGATGTCGATGGTGACGCCGCCGGTGGCGCTGGCCGCCTATGCCGCGTCCTCCATCGCCGGCACGCGCATCATGCCGACCGGGCTCGCCGCGTTCCGCTTCGCGCTGGTCGGCTTCACGCTGCCCTACATGTTCATCTACCGGCCCGAACTGCTGATGCTGACCGCCTCCGGCGAACCGGCCGGCTGGGTGCAGATGCTGCTGCCGGTCGCGATCGCCACGCTCGGCGTCACCTGCTTCGCCGCGGGAATCGCCGGACAGTTGCGGAACCCGCTGGCGCTCGGCCCGCGTCTGGCCATCTTCGGCGCCGCGGCGCTGCTCCTGGCGCCGGGACCCTCCGTGGAGCTGGCCGGGTTCGGAATCCCCCTCCTCGACGTGGCCGGCGTCGCGCTCTTCGGCGGCGTGCTGGCCGCCAACCGGGAGTCGACCCGGAAGTCTGCTCCGTAG
- a CDS encoding circularly permuted type 2 ATP-grasp protein: MDFSDYRLEAEFYDEVLLPDGTPRQHCRTLHDALAETSGAELGEIQERVTRSFLNEGITFTVYGDGEADERIIPIDCLPRILAAAEWRELEAGLAQRILALNRFLCDVYGECRALADGVIPEEMVRGCPQYRPQMRGASPPHGTWVAICGTDVVRTNDGFIVLEDNLRVPSGVSYMIANRKAVKSSLRRLYRRCRVREVEHYGDLLLATLRELAPPNRSDPCIALLTPGVWNAAFYEHMFLARELGAELVEGRDLLTRNGFVYMRTTEGLRRVDVIYRRVDDDFLDPQVFRSDSMLGVPGLLQAHRLGNVTLANAPGTGVADDKSVYAWVPDLIRYYLGEEPILANVPTRICRRPEDLEYTLDNLDRLIVKRVGEAGGYGMLVGPQAAPAEREAYAAEMRANPADFISQEILSLSRAPCLIDGRLEPRHVDLRPFVLRGRETRIVPGAFCRVALRRGSIVVNSSQGGGGKDVWVLES; the protein is encoded by the coding sequence ATGGACTTCAGCGACTACCGGCTCGAAGCCGAGTTCTACGACGAGGTACTGCTGCCCGACGGCACACCGCGGCAGCACTGCCGGACCCTCCACGACGCCCTCGCAGAGACCTCGGGAGCGGAGCTCGGGGAGATTCAGGAACGGGTCACCCGCTCGTTCCTCAACGAGGGCATCACGTTCACCGTCTACGGGGACGGCGAGGCCGACGAGCGGATCATCCCGATCGACTGCCTGCCCCGCATTCTGGCCGCGGCCGAATGGCGGGAGCTCGAGGCCGGCCTCGCCCAGCGCATCCTCGCCCTGAACCGCTTCCTGTGCGACGTCTACGGCGAATGCCGCGCACTCGCGGACGGCGTCATTCCCGAAGAGATGGTGCGGGGCTGCCCCCAGTACCGCCCCCAGATGCGCGGCGCCTCTCCGCCGCACGGCACGTGGGTGGCGATCTGCGGCACCGACGTCGTGCGCACGAACGACGGGTTCATCGTGCTGGAGGACAACCTGCGCGTGCCGTCCGGCGTCTCCTACATGATCGCCAACCGCAAGGCGGTGAAGTCCAGCCTGCGCCGGCTCTACCGGCGCTGCCGGGTCCGGGAGGTCGAGCACTACGGCGATCTGCTGCTGGCGACCCTGCGCGAGCTGGCCCCGCCGAACCGGTCCGATCCGTGCATCGCGCTGCTGACGCCCGGCGTGTGGAACGCGGCCTTCTACGAGCACATGTTCCTGGCCCGCGAGCTGGGCGCGGAGCTGGTGGAGGGCCGCGACCTGCTGACGCGGAACGGCTTCGTCTACATGCGCACGACGGAGGGGCTGCGGCGGGTCGACGTGATCTACCGGCGCGTGGACGACGACTTCCTCGATCCCCAGGTCTTCCGTTCCGACTCGATGCTCGGCGTGCCGGGTCTGCTGCAGGCCCACCGGCTCGGCAACGTCACGTTGGCGAACGCGCCGGGGACCGGCGTGGCCGACGACAAGAGCGTGTACGCCTGGGTGCCGGATCTGATCCGCTACTACCTGGGCGAGGAACCGATCCTCGCGAACGTGCCGACGCGGATCTGCCGCCGGCCCGAGGACCTCGAGTACACGCTCGACAATCTCGACCGCCTCATCGTGAAGCGGGTCGGGGAGGCGGGCGGCTACGGCATGCTGGTGGGTCCGCAGGCCGCGCCGGCCGAGCGCGAGGCCTACGCCGCGGAGATGCGGGCCAATCCGGCCGACTTCATCTCGCAGGAGATACTGTCGCTCTCGCGGGCTCCGTGCCTGATCGACGGGCGGCTCGAGCCGCGGCACGTCGACCTGCGCCCTTTCGTGCTCCGGGGCCGGGAGACGCGCATCGTGCCGGGCGCCTTCTGCCGGGTGGCGCTCCGCCGGGGCAGCATCGTCGTGAACTCGAGCCAGGGCGGCGGCGGCAAGGACGTGTGGGTGCTGGAGTCCTGA
- a CDS encoding alpha-E domain-containing protein, with product MLARSAEGLYWLGRHIERTEDLCRLLREQMGALVDRPVREINFGWRRIYGALGRRPPGPAVGVTESEDDYALADSYTLADDLTFERANPGSVLNSFSNGRENARQMRHCISGEMWTCLNLAWLRLGTRRIEDIWKAAPESYYADMAREMNLFAGVADTTLYRDDGWRFLQLGRLVERAQFTIALLLAHLEGVRANPEAGDREWTSLLWICQAFDTYRGRYGVEIRPARVLDLLVEDARLPRSLCTAVDAAAATLGALALGPGPCGAARRCAGDLASNVNQPWPSAPSLPDRAARLRQLEGGCCALHDLVMAAHVGYDTDGAPVR from the coding sequence ATGCTGGCGCGCAGCGCGGAGGGTCTGTACTGGCTGGGCCGCCACATCGAGCGGACGGAAGACCTCTGCCGTCTGCTGCGCGAGCAGATGGGCGCCCTGGTGGACCGGCCCGTGCGCGAGATCAACTTCGGCTGGCGCCGGATCTATGGCGCCCTCGGCAGGCGCCCGCCGGGCCCCGCCGTCGGCGTGACGGAGAGCGAAGACGACTACGCCCTGGCCGATTCGTACACGCTGGCCGACGACCTCACCTTCGAGCGCGCGAATCCGGGCTCGGTCCTGAACAGCTTCTCGAACGGCCGCGAGAACGCGCGCCAGATGCGCCACTGCATCAGCGGCGAGATGTGGACGTGCCTCAACCTGGCCTGGCTGCGTCTCGGCACGCGGCGCATCGAGGACATCTGGAAGGCCGCACCCGAGAGCTACTACGCGGACATGGCGCGCGAGATGAACCTGTTCGCCGGCGTGGCGGACACCACGTTGTACCGCGACGACGGCTGGCGCTTCCTGCAGCTCGGACGTCTCGTCGAGCGCGCCCAGTTCACGATCGCCCTGCTGCTCGCGCATCTCGAGGGCGTGCGTGCGAACCCGGAAGCGGGCGACCGGGAGTGGACGAGCCTGCTGTGGATCTGCCAGGCCTTCGACACCTACAGGGGACGCTACGGGGTGGAGATTCGCCCGGCGCGCGTACTGGATCTGCTCGTGGAGGATGCGCGGCTGCCACGCTCCCTCTGCACCGCCGTCGACGCGGCGGCGGCCACGCTGGGCGCCCTCGCACTCGGTCCCGGTCCCTGCGGCGCCGCCCGCCGGTGCGCCGGAGACCTGGCGTCCAACGTCAACCAGCCGTGGCCGTCCGCACCGAGCCTGCCGGATCGAGCGGCGCGGCTGCGGCAACTGGAGGGAGGCTGCTGCGCCCTGCACGATCTCGTGATGGCCGCGCATGTCGGCTACGATACCGACGGTGCGCCGGTGCGCTGA
- a CDS encoding ammonium transporter encodes MNELTSSELQFIFNTFSFLLWGALVMWMAAGFTMLESGSVRTKNASVICLKNIGLYSVAGIAYYVVGYNLMYVDVGSLIGSFSFLRTPSADELALLAGVEGAREAVIATGYAVMSDWFFQMVFVATAASIVSGALAERVKLWSFFVFTLVLTAFIYPVVGAWTWGGGWLSQMGFQDFAGSTIVHGTGGCAALAGALVVGPRHNKFRKDGTVTSTPPSNIPVVTLGVFILWFGWFGFNGGSQLALGSAADVLAMSHVLVNTNLAGAAGVIAAIAVSRPILGRVDLLAGLNGAIAGLVSITAGPDITSHYWAIVIGAVGAIICTAAIRLLEKLKVDDVVGAVPAHLFAGAWGTIATIIAAGSDIGVQLLGVVSIGAFAFATSWLTWLALEKTMGVRVSHKVEQMGQDVAELGIDAYPEFVIMPERDDE; translated from the coding sequence ATGAACGAGTTGACGAGCAGCGAACTGCAGTTCATTTTCAACACGTTTTCGTTTCTGCTCTGGGGCGCGCTGGTGATGTGGATGGCGGCCGGCTTCACCATGCTCGAGTCCGGCTCGGTGCGCACCAAGAACGCATCGGTCATCTGCCTGAAGAACATCGGCCTGTACTCGGTCGCGGGAATCGCCTACTACGTCGTCGGCTACAACCTGATGTACGTCGACGTGGGCAGCCTGATCGGCTCCTTCAGCTTTCTTCGTACGCCGTCGGCCGACGAGCTCGCGCTGCTGGCGGGCGTGGAAGGGGCGCGGGAGGCGGTGATCGCCACCGGCTACGCGGTCATGTCGGACTGGTTCTTCCAGATGGTGTTCGTGGCGACCGCGGCCTCGATCGTCTCCGGCGCGCTTGCCGAACGGGTCAAGCTCTGGTCGTTCTTCGTCTTCACCCTGGTGCTGACCGCGTTCATCTACCCGGTCGTCGGCGCCTGGACGTGGGGCGGCGGCTGGCTGAGCCAGATGGGCTTCCAGGACTTCGCCGGTTCCACCATCGTGCACGGCACGGGCGGCTGCGCCGCGCTGGCCGGCGCGCTGGTCGTCGGCCCGCGGCACAACAAGTTCCGCAAGGACGGCACGGTCACGAGCACGCCCCCGTCCAACATTCCCGTGGTCACCCTGGGCGTGTTCATCCTGTGGTTCGGCTGGTTCGGCTTCAACGGCGGTTCCCAGCTCGCCCTCGGAAGCGCAGCCGACGTGCTCGCGATGAGCCATGTTCTGGTCAACACCAACCTGGCCGGCGCGGCCGGCGTCATCGCGGCCATCGCCGTTTCGCGGCCGATCCTCGGGCGCGTCGATCTGCTCGCCGGCCTCAACGGCGCAATAGCGGGTCTCGTCTCGATCACCGCGGGTCCGGACATCACCAGTCACTACTGGGCAATCGTGATCGGCGCGGTCGGCGCCATCATCTGCACCGCGGCCATCAGGCTTCTGGAGAAGCTCAAGGTCGACGACGTGGTGGGGGCCGTTCCCGCTCACCTCTTCGCGGGCGCCTGGGGTACGATAGCCACGATCATCGCCGCCGGATCCGACATCGGCGTGCAGTTGCTCGGGGTGGTCTCCATCGGCGCGTTCGCATTCGCCACGTCGTGGCTGACATGGCTGGCGCTCGAGAAGACCATGGGCGTGCGCGTGTCCCACAAGGTCGAGCAGATGGGTCAGGACGTGGCGGAGCTGGGTATCGACGCCTACCCCGAATTCGTGATCATGCCGGAACGGGACGACGAGTAG
- a CDS encoding TIGR00730 family Rossman fold protein, which yields MSNIGNRETGDDRDATAEPRGGKHICVYLGGNLGREQRYIDEADALGRLMAAEGIGLVYGGARVGLMGVLAGAVLANGGFVTGVVPRQLSYQELAHEGLSRLLEVDTMHERKHLMQELSQGCIALPGGFGTLEEILEALCWSQRPLELHEKPCVFANIDGYYDHLFEFLDHAAARGLLLPQNRLLARQAPSAAGALKAIQAAWEKEEQAILDAIKSYEA from the coding sequence ATGTCGAATATCGGCAACCGGGAAACGGGCGACGATCGCGACGCAACCGCAGAGCCGCGCGGTGGGAAGCACATCTGCGTCTACCTGGGCGGCAACCTCGGGCGCGAGCAGCGCTATATCGACGAGGCCGACGCGCTGGGCCGCCTGATGGCGGCCGAGGGAATAGGGCTGGTCTACGGCGGCGCCCGAGTCGGACTGATGGGTGTTCTGGCCGGCGCCGTCCTGGCGAACGGCGGCTTCGTCACCGGCGTGGTCCCCCGGCAACTGTCGTACCAGGAGCTCGCCCACGAGGGACTCAGCCGTCTCCTCGAAGTCGACACGATGCACGAACGCAAGCACCTGATGCAGGAGCTGTCGCAGGGCTGCATCGCCCTGCCCGGCGGCTTCGGCACCCTGGAGGAAATCCTCGAAGCCCTGTGCTGGTCGCAGAGGCCGCTCGAGCTGCACGAGAAGCCGTGCGTCTTCGCCAATATCGACGGCTACTACGATCACCTGTTCGAGTTCCTCGATCACGCGGCGGCGCGGGGGCTGCTGCTGCCGCAGAACCGGCTGCTCGCCAGGCAGGCGCCCTCCGCAGCGGGAGCGCTGAAGGCGATTCAGGCGGCCTGGGAGAAAGAGGAACAGGCGATCCTGGACGCGATCAAGTCGTACGAGGCCTGA
- a CDS encoding STAS domain-containing protein gives MEVAEERNDEVLVLLPVGRLDSGNARSFESVVMDHVSSGERRLVVDFSRLDFISSSGMRVLLIAAKALKAGEGTLVLCAMKNHIEEVFRISGFDRIIPIKDSREAALAASA, from the coding sequence ATCGAAGTCGCGGAAGAACGGAACGACGAGGTGCTGGTGTTGTTGCCCGTCGGACGCCTGGACAGCGGAAACGCCCGCTCGTTCGAGTCCGTGGTCATGGATCACGTCAGCAGCGGCGAGCGGCGTCTGGTCGTCGACTTCAGCCGCCTCGACTTCATCAGCAGCTCCGGCATGCGGGTGCTGCTGATCGCGGCGAAGGCGCTCAAGGCCGGCGAGGGAACGCTGGTGCTCTGCGCGATGAAGAACCACATCGAGGAGGTCTTCCGGATCAGCGGCTTCGACCGGATCATCCCGATCAAGGACTCCCGCGAAGCAGCCCTCGCCGCCTCCGCCTGA